From Gopherus flavomarginatus isolate rGopFla2 chromosome 16, rGopFla2.mat.asm, whole genome shotgun sequence, a single genomic window includes:
- the TNS2 gene encoding tensin-2 isoform X1, translating into MGWGSGSKCWGHDCCQPPRGNKGSQTRMQLTKPEKVPEPHSFKEKAFKKKKRACVVCKESIEALGLVCQACKIASHKKCEAKVVSSCQPLPPPELRRNTAPARRIEHLGSTKSLHTSKQRSTLPRSFSLDHVMERKYDFDLTYITERIISVFFPPALEEQRYRGNLREVAQMLKSKHEDKYTLFNLSEKRHDISRLNPKVQDFGWPDLHAPPLDKICSICKAMETWLNSDPQHVVVLHCKGNKGKTGVIVAAYMHYSKISASADQALSTLTMRKFCEDKVAASLQPSQKRYISYFSGLLSGTIKMNSNTLFLHHVLIPAIPNFEASGGYQPFLKIYQSMQLVYTSGIYSVPGPSPQKLCVTLEPALLLKGDVMVKCYHKQTCSSDRDVVFRVQFHTCTIHGAQLWFGKDELDEAWQDERFPFEASVEFIFSSGPEKMKGLETLRNSPAITVDYNISDPMVRWDSYENFNLRHEDSLEDMAHTRGPIDGSLYAKIKKKRDLSGFSAGGGSPASADSTQPGSRFLSVSSDSGHSSMLAEPSPPAKLLPTPAEREELDRLLGGFGVKARPETPKQQRGASPHQELGGCPHSNGARDRETAILEDDLVEMSPFGPLPYPSRRHGLARHCSCRLGYRSQSCPGAHSPERLPSGAYYRPEGTLERRRLVYSTNGVHLHPAEGYPCLPQEAGPGEKRRVYRSLSEGLQPLAHPYVYELPHSSSKREDLAYKPPSYREVLILEEEPGCGLELCPCQDCQEKAHDEAGLPPTAAFYGLHLGSREPEEWAHESAKSPLSRAGHPGQPVPLLMPAAYSQRTRGHHEVFDFEPAHAKMPTHFGHGYPAQPMPGTHQKGHQGMEQSLETFHYRYGPPYPALLPHGAYACGTPAQCPQPPFYGRSPARPCASPPDMRPYTPGYHSPPSGSASPISSAYPASRNQSYEPQSPETGQGYPHPGHQDQIPAEMQGRGEEAPWRDVPGSPHQPHREAHAACPAPPELSGPPTPLHTSSPVQSKDSPAMPKGGTPAASLQESSACSSPEDTAPPSTKRTPEMSSALPGAAPSPMQPPSPTRACGHGATSRAQANGPALRQPCPRAHSLASPPQGTGLSRVNPGEAPSHLNGPSCPAVSPDSPPSNGTPAHLLPPGMDRLAQRSPLGAPVHSQACTSCRATATLRNPASYNGHLPSDRAELAPGTLACCPNGSPLPSPIASYSPSDLQCSPTPAFPIATAYYPGRERSPPPPGSPSQGHARDSPQQPPLPEKRHTLAAGNWERSSPPGRGTGTGHHVTFAPDTARPDPASPSGSPGARLSLSDMQPESHSNVKFVQDTSKFWYKPNLSRDQAIALLKDKEPGCFLIRDSNSFQGAYGLALKVATPPANCLTLPSKGDPMEQLVRHFLIETGPKGVKIKGCQNEPYFGSLPALVSQHSITPISLPCKLRIPSRDPVEETSDVAIPTNVSTAADLLKQGAACSVLYLSSVETESLTGPQAVAKAAASTLSCSPRPLACLVHFKVSAQGITLTDNQRKLFFRRHYPVNSITFCSTDPQDRRWTNPDGTTSKLFGFVAKKQGSPCENVCHLFAELDPEQPALAIVNFITKVMLGPHRK; encoded by the exons CCGGAGAAGGTGCCCGAGCCGCACAGCTTCAAGGAGAAGGCCtttaagaagaagaagagagcgTGTGTGGTGTGTAAGGAATCCATTGAGGCACTGGGCCTCGTCTGCCAAG CCTGCAAGATCGCCAGCCACAAGAAATGCGAAGCGAAG GTGGTGTCATcctgccagccccttcccccgccTGAATTG AGGCGGAACACCGCTCCGGCTCGGCGCATCGAGCACTTG GGCTCCACCAAATCCCTCCACACCTCGAAGCAACGGAGCACGCTGCCCAG GAGCTTCAGCCTGGACCACGTGATGGAGCGCAAGTACGACTTCGACCTGACCTACATCACCGAGCGCATCATCTCCGTCTTCTTTCCCCCCgccctggaggagcagcgttaCCGCGGCAACCTGCGGGAGGTGGCGCAGATGCTCAAGTCCAAGCATGAGGATAAGTATACG CTTTTCAACCTGTCCGAGAAGCGTCATGACATCAGCAGGCTGAACCCCAAG GTTCAGGATTTCGGCTGGCCGGACTTGCACGCGCCCCCCCTGGACAAGATCTGCTCCATCTGCAAAGCCATGGAGACCTGGCTGAACTCGGACCCCCAGCATGTCGTGGTACTGCATTGcaag GGTAACAAGGGCAAGACGGGCGTCATCGTGGCTGCCTATATGCACTACAGCAAGATCTCTGCCAG CGCGGACCAGGCGCTCAGCACCCTGACCATGCGGAAGTTCTGCGAGGACAAAGTGGCCGCGTCCCTGCAGCCCTCCCAGAAAAG GTACATCAGTTACTTCAGCGGGCTGCTGTCGGGCACCATCAAGATGAACAGCAACACCCTGTTCCTGCACCACGTCCTCATTCCCGCCATCCCCAACTTCGAGGCCAGTGGAG GCTACCAACCCTTCCTGAAGATCTACCAGTCCATGCAGCTCGTCTACACCTCGGGGATCTA CAGTGTCCcgggccccagcccccagaagctTTGTgtcaccctggagccagccctgctgctgaaAGGGGACGTGATG GTGAAGTGCTACCACAAgcagacctgcagctctgacCGGGACGTAGTTTTCCGCGTCCAGTTCCACACGTGCACCATCCACGGAGCCCAGCTCTGGTTCGGGAAGGATGAGCTGGATGAGGCCTGGCAag acGAGCGCTTCCCCTTCGAAGCCAGCGTGGAGTTCATCTTCTCTTCCGGACCCGAGAAGATGAAAG GCCTGGAGACCTTACGGAACAGCCCAGCCATCACAGTGGATTATAACATCTCTGATCCCATGGTGCGCTGGGACTCCTACGAGAACTTCAACCTCCGTCACGAGGACAGCCTGGAAG ACATGGCCCACACCCGCGGCCCCATCGACGGCAGCCTCTACGCCAAGATCAAGAAGAAGCGGGACCTGAGCGGCTTCTCCGCCGGCGGCGGGAGCCCAGCCAGCGCGGACTCCACCCAGCCAGGCAGCCGCTTCCTCTCCGTCAGCAGCGACTCGGGCCACTCCTCCATGCTGGCCGAACCCTCCCCTCCCGCCAAGCTGCTGCCTACGCCGGCCGAGCGGGAGGAGCTGGACAGGCTGCTCGGGGGCTTCGGGGTCAAGGCCAGGCCAGAGACCCCCAAGCAGCAGAGGGGGGCATCCCCgcaccaggagctggggggatgcCCGCACAGCAATGGGGCCAGGGACAGGGAGACGGCTATCTTGGAAGACGACCTGGTGGAGATGAGCCCCTTCGGGCCCCTGCCGTACCCCAGCCGGCGCCACGGCCTAGCCCGCCACTGCTCCTGCCGCCTGGGCTACCGCTCGCAGAGCTGCCCGGGCGCCCACAGCCCCGAGAGGCTGCCCAGCGGTGCCTACTACAGGCCAGAGGGCACCTTGGAGCGCCGGCGGCTGGTCTACAGTACCAATGGAGTCCACCTGCACCCCGCCGAGGGCTACCCCTGCCTGCCACAGGAGGCCGGGCCGGGGGAGAAGCGGCGGGTGTATCGCTCCCTCTCCGAGGGCCTGCAGCCCCTCGCCCACCCCTACGTCTACGAGCTGCCTCACAGCTCCAGCAAGCGAGAGGACCTGGCCTACAAGCCACCCAGCTACCGGGaggtgctgatcctggaggaggagccagggtgcGGCTTGGAGCTGTGCCCTTGCCAGGACTGCCAGGAGAAGGCTCACGATGAAGCCGGCCTGCCCCCCACCGCTGCCTTCTACGGCCTGCACCTGGGCAGCCGCGAGCCTGAGGAGTGGGCCCACGAGAGTGCCAAGTCCCCCCTGTCCCGGGCAGGGCACCCCGGCCAACCCGTGCCGTTGCTGATGCCGGCCGCCTACAGCCAGCGCACCCGGGGGCATCACGAGGTGTTTGACTTCGAGCCCGCCCATGCCAAGATGCCGACGCACTTCGGCCACGGCTACCCGGCCCAGCCCATGCCCGGCACCCACCAGAAGGGCCACCAGGGCATGGAGCAGAGCCTGGAGACCTTCCACTACCGCTATGGCCCCCCCTACCCCGCCCTGCTGCCCCACGGTGCCTATGCCTGTGGCACCCCCGCTCAGTGCCCCCAGCCGCCCTTCTACGGCCGGTCCCCGGCCAGGCCCTGCGCCTCCCCGCCGGACATGCGGCCGTACACACCAGGCTACCACTCGCCCCCGTCCGGTTCGGCATCCCCCATCAGCTCGGCCTACCCGGCCTCCAGAAACCAAAGCTACGAGCCCCAGTCCCCAGAGACAGGCCAGGGCTACCCACACCCGGGGCACCAGGACCAGATACCCGCTG agaTGCAGGGCCGTGGGGAGGAGGCGCCCTGGCGAGACGTCCCTGgctccccacaccagccccacCGGGAGGCTCATGCCGCCTGCCCCGCGCCCCCTGAGCTGTCGGGCCCGCCGACTCCTCTGCACACCAGCAGTCCGGTGCAGAGCAAAGACAG CCCTGCGATGCCCAAAGGCGGCACCCCGGCTGCCAGCCTGCAGGAGAGCTCAGCGTGCTCCAGCCCCGAGGACACAGCCCCACCCAGCACCAAGAGGACCCCAGAGATGAGCTCAGCCCTGCCAGGGGCCGCGCCCAGCCCCATGCAGCCCCCTTCTCCGACACGGGCCTGTGGCCACGGAGCCACCTCCAGGGCCCAGGCCAATGGGCCAGCCCTGAGGCAGCCCTGTCCCCGAGCCCACAGCCTCGCCAGCCCGCCCCAGGGCACCGGCCTATCCAGGGTGAACCCGGGAGAAGCCCCAAGTCACCTGAATGGCCCCAGCTGCCCAGCTGTCTCCCCTGATTCACCCCCCAGCAATGGGACCCCAGCGcacctgctgccccctggcaTGGACAGGCTGGCCCAGCGCAGCCCCCTGGGCGCGCCTGTCCACAGCCAGGCCTGCACCAGCTGCAGAGCGACAGCTACGCTCAGGAACCCAGCCTCCTACAATGGGCACCTGCCTAGTGATAGAGCCGAGCTGGCCCCGGGCACCCTGGCCTGCTGCCCCAATGGCAGCCCCCTCCCGAGCCCCATTGCCTCCTACAGCCCCTCCGACCTGCAGTGCTCCCCGACCCCTGCCTTCCCCATCGCTACAGCCTACTacccaggcagggagaggagcccGCCACCCCCGGGCTCCCCCAGCCAGGGCCACGCCCGCGATTCGCCGCAGCAGCCGCCGTTGCCCGAGAAGCGCCACACGCTAGCGGCTGGCAACTGGGAGAGGAGCTCGCCCCCAGGACGGGGCACCGGGACGGGCCACCACGTCACCTTCGCACCTGATACCGCCAGGCCGGACCCAG CATCCCCGTCCGGCTCCCCGGGGGCCCGCTTGTCCCTTTCAGACATGCAGCCGGAGAGCCACAGCAACGTCAAATTTGTCCAGGATACGTCCAAGTTTTGGTATAAACCCAACCTGTCCCGGGACCAAG CCATTGCCCTGCTGAAGGACAAGGAGCCTGGCTGCTTCCTCATCCGCGACAGCAACTCCTTCCAAGGTGCCTATGGGCTGGCTCTCAAAGTGGCGACACCCCCAGCCAACTGCCTCACCCTCCCTTCGAAAG GTGACCCCATGGAGCAGCTGGTGCGTCACTTCCTGATCGAGACGGGCCCCAAGGGGGTGAAGATCAAGGGCTGCCAGAATGAACCCTATTTTG GAAGCCTGCCCGCCTTGGTCTCGCAGCACTCCATCACCCCTATCTCTCTGCCCTGCAAGCTCCGGATCCCCAGCAGAG ATCCCGTGGAGGAGACCTCGGACGTGGCCATCCCCACCAACGTGAGCACGGCGGCTGATTTGCTGAAGCAGGGAGCGG CCTGCAGTGTGCTGTACCTCAGCTCGGTGGAGACGGAGTCGCTGACGGGCCCCCAGGCCGTGGCCAAGGCAGCCGCCAGcaccctgagctgcagcccccGCCCGCTCGCCTGCCTCGTGCACTTCAAGGTCTCGGCCCAGGGCATCACCCTGACGGACAATCAGAGGAA GCTGTTCTTCCGGCGCCATTACCCCGTGAACAGCATCACCTTCTGCAGCACAGACCCACAGGACAGGAG GTGGACGAATCCGGACGGCACCACCTCCAA GCTCTTCGGCTTCGTGGCTAAGAAGCAGGGCAGCCCCTGCGAGAACGTCTGCCACCTCTTCGCCGAGCTCGACCCCGAGCAGCCGGCCTTGGCCATCGTCAACTTCATCACCAAGGTCATGCTGGGGCCACACAGGAAATGA
- the TNS2 gene encoding tensin-2 isoform X4 has protein sequence MKPEKVPEPHSFKEKAFKKKKRACVVCKESIEALGLVCQACKIASHKKCEAKVVSSCQPLPPPELRRNTAPARRIEHLGSTKSLHTSKQRSTLPRSFSLDHVMERKYDFDLTYITERIISVFFPPALEEQRYRGNLREVAQMLKSKHEDKYTLFNLSEKRHDISRLNPKVQDFGWPDLHAPPLDKICSICKAMETWLNSDPQHVVVLHCKGNKGKTGVIVAAYMHYSKISASADQALSTLTMRKFCEDKVAASLQPSQKRYISYFSGLLSGTIKMNSNTLFLHHVLIPAIPNFEASGGYQPFLKIYQSMQLVYTSGIYSVPGPSPQKLCVTLEPALLLKGDVMVKCYHKQTCSSDRDVVFRVQFHTCTIHGAQLWFGKDELDEAWQDERFPFEASVEFIFSSGPEKMKGLETLRNSPAITVDYNISDPMVRWDSYENFNLRHEDSLEDMAHTRGPIDGSLYAKIKKKRDLSGFSAGGGSPASADSTQPGSRFLSVSSDSGHSSMLAEPSPPAKLLPTPAEREELDRLLGGFGVKARPETPKQQRGASPHQELGGCPHSNGARDRETAILEDDLVEMSPFGPLPYPSRRHGLARHCSCRLGYRSQSCPGAHSPERLPSGAYYRPEGTLERRRLVYSTNGVHLHPAEGYPCLPQEAGPGEKRRVYRSLSEGLQPLAHPYVYELPHSSSKREDLAYKPPSYREVLILEEEPGCGLELCPCQDCQEKAHDEAGLPPTAAFYGLHLGSREPEEWAHESAKSPLSRAGHPGQPVPLLMPAAYSQRTRGHHEVFDFEPAHAKMPTHFGHGYPAQPMPGTHQKGHQGMEQSLETFHYRYGPPYPALLPHGAYACGTPAQCPQPPFYGRSPARPCASPPDMRPYTPGYHSPPSGSASPISSAYPASRNQSYEPQSPETGQGYPHPGHQDQIPAEMQGRGEEAPWRDVPGSPHQPHREAHAACPAPPELSGPPTPLHTSSPVQSKDSPAMPKGGTPAASLQESSACSSPEDTAPPSTKRTPEMSSALPGAAPSPMQPPSPTRACGHGATSRAQANGPALRQPCPRAHSLASPPQGTGLSRVNPGEAPSHLNGPSCPAVSPDSPPSNGTPAHLLPPGMDRLAQRSPLGAPVHSQACTSCRATATLRNPASYNGHLPSDRAELAPGTLACCPNGSPLPSPIASYSPSDLQCSPTPAFPIATAYYPGRERSPPPPGSPSQGHARDSPQQPPLPEKRHTLAAGNWERSSPPGRGTGTGHHVTFAPDTARPDPASPSGSPGARLSLSDMQPESHSNVKFVQDTSKFWYKPNLSRDQAIALLKDKEPGCFLIRDSNSFQGAYGLALKVATPPANCLTLPSKGDPMEQLVRHFLIETGPKGVKIKGCQNEPYFGSLPALVSQHSITPISLPCKLRIPSRDPVEETSDVAIPTNVSTAADLLKQGAACSVLYLSSVETESLTGPQAVAKAAASTLSCSPRPLACLVHFKVSAQGITLTDNQRKLFFRRHYPVNSITFCSTDPQDRRWTNPDGTTSKLFGFVAKKQGSPCENVCHLFAELDPEQPALAIVNFITKVMLGPHRK, from the exons ATGAAG CCGGAGAAGGTGCCCGAGCCGCACAGCTTCAAGGAGAAGGCCtttaagaagaagaagagagcgTGTGTGGTGTGTAAGGAATCCATTGAGGCACTGGGCCTCGTCTGCCAAG CCTGCAAGATCGCCAGCCACAAGAAATGCGAAGCGAAG GTGGTGTCATcctgccagccccttcccccgccTGAATTG AGGCGGAACACCGCTCCGGCTCGGCGCATCGAGCACTTG GGCTCCACCAAATCCCTCCACACCTCGAAGCAACGGAGCACGCTGCCCAG GAGCTTCAGCCTGGACCACGTGATGGAGCGCAAGTACGACTTCGACCTGACCTACATCACCGAGCGCATCATCTCCGTCTTCTTTCCCCCCgccctggaggagcagcgttaCCGCGGCAACCTGCGGGAGGTGGCGCAGATGCTCAAGTCCAAGCATGAGGATAAGTATACG CTTTTCAACCTGTCCGAGAAGCGTCATGACATCAGCAGGCTGAACCCCAAG GTTCAGGATTTCGGCTGGCCGGACTTGCACGCGCCCCCCCTGGACAAGATCTGCTCCATCTGCAAAGCCATGGAGACCTGGCTGAACTCGGACCCCCAGCATGTCGTGGTACTGCATTGcaag GGTAACAAGGGCAAGACGGGCGTCATCGTGGCTGCCTATATGCACTACAGCAAGATCTCTGCCAG CGCGGACCAGGCGCTCAGCACCCTGACCATGCGGAAGTTCTGCGAGGACAAAGTGGCCGCGTCCCTGCAGCCCTCCCAGAAAAG GTACATCAGTTACTTCAGCGGGCTGCTGTCGGGCACCATCAAGATGAACAGCAACACCCTGTTCCTGCACCACGTCCTCATTCCCGCCATCCCCAACTTCGAGGCCAGTGGAG GCTACCAACCCTTCCTGAAGATCTACCAGTCCATGCAGCTCGTCTACACCTCGGGGATCTA CAGTGTCCcgggccccagcccccagaagctTTGTgtcaccctggagccagccctgctgctgaaAGGGGACGTGATG GTGAAGTGCTACCACAAgcagacctgcagctctgacCGGGACGTAGTTTTCCGCGTCCAGTTCCACACGTGCACCATCCACGGAGCCCAGCTCTGGTTCGGGAAGGATGAGCTGGATGAGGCCTGGCAag acGAGCGCTTCCCCTTCGAAGCCAGCGTGGAGTTCATCTTCTCTTCCGGACCCGAGAAGATGAAAG GCCTGGAGACCTTACGGAACAGCCCAGCCATCACAGTGGATTATAACATCTCTGATCCCATGGTGCGCTGGGACTCCTACGAGAACTTCAACCTCCGTCACGAGGACAGCCTGGAAG ACATGGCCCACACCCGCGGCCCCATCGACGGCAGCCTCTACGCCAAGATCAAGAAGAAGCGGGACCTGAGCGGCTTCTCCGCCGGCGGCGGGAGCCCAGCCAGCGCGGACTCCACCCAGCCAGGCAGCCGCTTCCTCTCCGTCAGCAGCGACTCGGGCCACTCCTCCATGCTGGCCGAACCCTCCCCTCCCGCCAAGCTGCTGCCTACGCCGGCCGAGCGGGAGGAGCTGGACAGGCTGCTCGGGGGCTTCGGGGTCAAGGCCAGGCCAGAGACCCCCAAGCAGCAGAGGGGGGCATCCCCgcaccaggagctggggggatgcCCGCACAGCAATGGGGCCAGGGACAGGGAGACGGCTATCTTGGAAGACGACCTGGTGGAGATGAGCCCCTTCGGGCCCCTGCCGTACCCCAGCCGGCGCCACGGCCTAGCCCGCCACTGCTCCTGCCGCCTGGGCTACCGCTCGCAGAGCTGCCCGGGCGCCCACAGCCCCGAGAGGCTGCCCAGCGGTGCCTACTACAGGCCAGAGGGCACCTTGGAGCGCCGGCGGCTGGTCTACAGTACCAATGGAGTCCACCTGCACCCCGCCGAGGGCTACCCCTGCCTGCCACAGGAGGCCGGGCCGGGGGAGAAGCGGCGGGTGTATCGCTCCCTCTCCGAGGGCCTGCAGCCCCTCGCCCACCCCTACGTCTACGAGCTGCCTCACAGCTCCAGCAAGCGAGAGGACCTGGCCTACAAGCCACCCAGCTACCGGGaggtgctgatcctggaggaggagccagggtgcGGCTTGGAGCTGTGCCCTTGCCAGGACTGCCAGGAGAAGGCTCACGATGAAGCCGGCCTGCCCCCCACCGCTGCCTTCTACGGCCTGCACCTGGGCAGCCGCGAGCCTGAGGAGTGGGCCCACGAGAGTGCCAAGTCCCCCCTGTCCCGGGCAGGGCACCCCGGCCAACCCGTGCCGTTGCTGATGCCGGCCGCCTACAGCCAGCGCACCCGGGGGCATCACGAGGTGTTTGACTTCGAGCCCGCCCATGCCAAGATGCCGACGCACTTCGGCCACGGCTACCCGGCCCAGCCCATGCCCGGCACCCACCAGAAGGGCCACCAGGGCATGGAGCAGAGCCTGGAGACCTTCCACTACCGCTATGGCCCCCCCTACCCCGCCCTGCTGCCCCACGGTGCCTATGCCTGTGGCACCCCCGCTCAGTGCCCCCAGCCGCCCTTCTACGGCCGGTCCCCGGCCAGGCCCTGCGCCTCCCCGCCGGACATGCGGCCGTACACACCAGGCTACCACTCGCCCCCGTCCGGTTCGGCATCCCCCATCAGCTCGGCCTACCCGGCCTCCAGAAACCAAAGCTACGAGCCCCAGTCCCCAGAGACAGGCCAGGGCTACCCACACCCGGGGCACCAGGACCAGATACCCGCTG agaTGCAGGGCCGTGGGGAGGAGGCGCCCTGGCGAGACGTCCCTGgctccccacaccagccccacCGGGAGGCTCATGCCGCCTGCCCCGCGCCCCCTGAGCTGTCGGGCCCGCCGACTCCTCTGCACACCAGCAGTCCGGTGCAGAGCAAAGACAG CCCTGCGATGCCCAAAGGCGGCACCCCGGCTGCCAGCCTGCAGGAGAGCTCAGCGTGCTCCAGCCCCGAGGACACAGCCCCACCCAGCACCAAGAGGACCCCAGAGATGAGCTCAGCCCTGCCAGGGGCCGCGCCCAGCCCCATGCAGCCCCCTTCTCCGACACGGGCCTGTGGCCACGGAGCCACCTCCAGGGCCCAGGCCAATGGGCCAGCCCTGAGGCAGCCCTGTCCCCGAGCCCACAGCCTCGCCAGCCCGCCCCAGGGCACCGGCCTATCCAGGGTGAACCCGGGAGAAGCCCCAAGTCACCTGAATGGCCCCAGCTGCCCAGCTGTCTCCCCTGATTCACCCCCCAGCAATGGGACCCCAGCGcacctgctgccccctggcaTGGACAGGCTGGCCCAGCGCAGCCCCCTGGGCGCGCCTGTCCACAGCCAGGCCTGCACCAGCTGCAGAGCGACAGCTACGCTCAGGAACCCAGCCTCCTACAATGGGCACCTGCCTAGTGATAGAGCCGAGCTGGCCCCGGGCACCCTGGCCTGCTGCCCCAATGGCAGCCCCCTCCCGAGCCCCATTGCCTCCTACAGCCCCTCCGACCTGCAGTGCTCCCCGACCCCTGCCTTCCCCATCGCTACAGCCTACTacccaggcagggagaggagcccGCCACCCCCGGGCTCCCCCAGCCAGGGCCACGCCCGCGATTCGCCGCAGCAGCCGCCGTTGCCCGAGAAGCGCCACACGCTAGCGGCTGGCAACTGGGAGAGGAGCTCGCCCCCAGGACGGGGCACCGGGACGGGCCACCACGTCACCTTCGCACCTGATACCGCCAGGCCGGACCCAG CATCCCCGTCCGGCTCCCCGGGGGCCCGCTTGTCCCTTTCAGACATGCAGCCGGAGAGCCACAGCAACGTCAAATTTGTCCAGGATACGTCCAAGTTTTGGTATAAACCCAACCTGTCCCGGGACCAAG CCATTGCCCTGCTGAAGGACAAGGAGCCTGGCTGCTTCCTCATCCGCGACAGCAACTCCTTCCAAGGTGCCTATGGGCTGGCTCTCAAAGTGGCGACACCCCCAGCCAACTGCCTCACCCTCCCTTCGAAAG GTGACCCCATGGAGCAGCTGGTGCGTCACTTCCTGATCGAGACGGGCCCCAAGGGGGTGAAGATCAAGGGCTGCCAGAATGAACCCTATTTTG GAAGCCTGCCCGCCTTGGTCTCGCAGCACTCCATCACCCCTATCTCTCTGCCCTGCAAGCTCCGGATCCCCAGCAGAG ATCCCGTGGAGGAGACCTCGGACGTGGCCATCCCCACCAACGTGAGCACGGCGGCTGATTTGCTGAAGCAGGGAGCGG CCTGCAGTGTGCTGTACCTCAGCTCGGTGGAGACGGAGTCGCTGACGGGCCCCCAGGCCGTGGCCAAGGCAGCCGCCAGcaccctgagctgcagcccccGCCCGCTCGCCTGCCTCGTGCACTTCAAGGTCTCGGCCCAGGGCATCACCCTGACGGACAATCAGAGGAA GCTGTTCTTCCGGCGCCATTACCCCGTGAACAGCATCACCTTCTGCAGCACAGACCCACAGGACAGGAG GTGGACGAATCCGGACGGCACCACCTCCAA GCTCTTCGGCTTCGTGGCTAAGAAGCAGGGCAGCCCCTGCGAGAACGTCTGCCACCTCTTCGCCGAGCTCGACCCCGAGCAGCCGGCCTTGGCCATCGTCAACTTCATCACCAAGGTCATGCTGGGGCCACACAGGAAATGA